A portion of the Rhodococcus pseudokoreensis genome contains these proteins:
- a CDS encoding nitric oxide synthase oxygenase: MEECSDFFRQPELAHLPDSRLDEALRSLTVSGRYEQTREEIEIGAQLAWRNHARCVGRKHWRTLKLLDARHATSADEIAEACWEHLRIATNGGALRSVITVGPLPLADGREYKILSPQLIRYAGYRNADGTVTGDPAQVGITEAVTRMGWRGAGTPFDVLPLLISTPDEPLRWYDVPPELVLEVEIEHPDHRWFADFGLKWHAVPAVSNMRFSVGGLTYPLAPFSGWYVSTEVGARNFSDRDRYDMLPAIAEKLCLDTSSERTLWRDRALVELNRAVIHSYRQSGVHMVDHHTVAKQFISHVEREESLGRKCPTDWSWINPPMSAALTPTFHRLYDAPDMDLRPNFLPAPATSGCPFTGGNL; encoded by the coding sequence ATGGAGGAATGTTCCGACTTCTTCCGTCAGCCCGAGCTCGCCCACCTGCCCGATTCCCGGCTGGACGAGGCGCTGCGGTCGCTGACCGTGTCGGGGCGGTACGAGCAGACCCGGGAGGAGATCGAAATCGGCGCCCAGCTGGCCTGGCGCAACCACGCCCGGTGTGTGGGCCGAAAACATTGGCGGACGTTGAAGCTTCTCGACGCCCGGCACGCCACCAGCGCCGACGAGATCGCGGAGGCGTGCTGGGAGCATCTGCGGATCGCGACCAACGGCGGTGCGCTGCGGTCCGTGATCACCGTCGGTCCGCTTCCTCTCGCCGACGGTCGCGAGTACAAGATCCTCAGCCCTCAGCTCATCCGGTACGCCGGCTACCGCAACGCGGACGGGACGGTGACCGGGGATCCCGCGCAGGTGGGCATCACCGAGGCCGTCACCAGGATGGGGTGGCGCGGCGCCGGAACACCATTCGACGTGCTGCCCCTGCTGATCAGCACCCCGGACGAGCCGCTGCGCTGGTACGACGTTCCCCCGGAGTTGGTGCTCGAGGTCGAGATCGAGCATCCCGACCATCGCTGGTTCGCCGATTTCGGTCTCAAATGGCATGCGGTGCCCGCCGTGTCGAACATGAGATTCTCCGTCGGCGGGCTGACGTATCCGCTGGCCCCGTTCAGTGGGTGGTACGTGAGCACGGAGGTCGGGGCCCGCAACTTCAGCGACCGGGACCGGTACGACATGCTGCCCGCCATCGCCGAAAAGCTGTGCCTGGACACGTCCTCGGAGCGGACGCTGTGGCGCGACCGGGCACTGGTCGAACTGAACCGCGCCGTGATCCACAGCTACCGGCAGTCCGGCGTGCACATGGTCGATCATCACACCGTCGCCAAGCAGTTCATCAGCCACGTCGAACGCGAGGAATCGCTGGGCCGCAAGTGCCCCACCGACTGGTCGTGGATCAACCCGCCGATGTCGGCGGCACTCACCCCGACGTTCCACCGGCTCTACGACGCACCCGACATGGACCTCCGCCCCAACTTTCTCCCGGCACCCGCGACGTCGGGTTGTCCGTTCACCGGCGGGAACCTGTAG